The proteins below are encoded in one region of Rhizobacter sp.:
- the groL gene encoding chaperonin GroEL (60 kDa chaperone family; promotes refolding of misfolded polypeptides especially under stressful conditions; forms two stacked rings of heptamers to form a barrel-shaped 14mer; ends can be capped by GroES; misfolded proteins enter the barrel where they are refolded when GroES binds): protein MAAKDVVFGGEARARMVEGVNILANAVKVTLGPKGRNVVLERSFGAPTVTKDGVSVAKEIELKDKLQNMGAQMVKEVASKTSDNAGDGTTTATVLAQAIVREGMKYVAAGMNPMDLKRGIDKAVTALVEQLKKASKATTTSKEIAQVGSISANSDESIGKIIADAMDKVGKEGVITVEDGKSLDSELEVVEGMQFDRGYLSPYFINNPEKQAALLDNPFVLLYDKKVSNIRDLLPTLEQVAKAGRPLLIIAEEVEGEALATLVVNTIRGILKVVAVKAPGFGDRRKAMLEDIAILTGGKVIAEEVGLTLEKVTLADLGQAKRVEVGKENTTIIDGAGAAGDIEARVKQIRVQIEEATSDYDREKLQERVAKLAGGVAVIKVGAATEVEMKEKKARVEDALHATRAAVEEGIVAGGGVALLRARQAAGTIKGDNADQEAGVKLILKAIEAPLREIVANAGGEPSVVINAVLNGKGNYGFNAANDTYGDMIEMGILDPTKVTRTALQNAASVASLMLTTECMVAESPKDDAPAAGGGMGGMGGMGGMGMDM from the coding sequence ATGGCAGCAAAAGACGTGGTCTTCGGCGGTGAAGCCCGTGCCCGCATGGTCGAAGGCGTGAACATCCTCGCCAACGCCGTCAAGGTGACCCTGGGCCCCAAGGGCCGCAACGTGGTGCTCGAGCGCTCGTTCGGCGCCCCCACCGTGACCAAGGACGGTGTCTCGGTCGCCAAGGAGATCGAGCTCAAGGACAAGCTCCAGAACATGGGCGCGCAGATGGTCAAGGAAGTCGCTTCCAAGACCAGCGACAACGCCGGTGACGGCACCACCACCGCCACCGTGCTGGCCCAGGCCATCGTGCGCGAAGGCATGAAGTACGTGGCGGCCGGCATGAACCCGATGGACCTGAAGCGTGGCATCGACAAGGCGGTCACCGCCCTGGTCGAGCAGCTGAAGAAGGCGTCGAAGGCCACCACCACCAGCAAGGAAATCGCACAAGTCGGCTCGATCTCGGCCAACAGCGACGAGTCGATCGGCAAGATCATTGCCGACGCGATGGACAAGGTCGGCAAGGAAGGCGTGATCACCGTCGAAGACGGCAAGTCGCTCGACAGCGAACTCGAAGTCGTCGAAGGCATGCAGTTCGACCGCGGCTACCTGTCGCCCTACTTCATCAACAACCCCGAGAAGCAGGCTGCACTGCTCGACAACCCCTTCGTCCTGCTCTACGACAAGAAGGTCAGCAACATCCGTGACCTGCTGCCCACGCTGGAGCAAGTTGCCAAGGCTGGCCGTCCGCTGCTGATCATTGCGGAAGAAGTCGAAGGCGAAGCGCTGGCCACCCTCGTGGTCAACACCATCCGCGGCATCCTGAAGGTCGTGGCCGTGAAGGCCCCTGGCTTCGGCGACCGCCGCAAGGCCATGCTGGAAGACATCGCCATCCTGACCGGCGGCAAGGTCATCGCCGAAGAAGTGGGCCTGACGCTCGAGAAGGTCACGCTGGCCGACCTCGGCCAAGCCAAGCGCGTCGAAGTGGGCAAGGAAAACACCACCATCATCGACGGCGCCGGTGCCGCTGGCGACATCGAAGCCCGCGTCAAGCAGATCCGCGTGCAGATCGAAGAAGCCACCAGCGACTACGACCGCGAGAAGCTGCAAGAGCGCGTGGCCAAGCTGGCCGGCGGTGTGGCCGTCATCAAGGTTGGTGCTGCCACCGAAGTCGAGATGAAGGAAAAGAAGGCCCGCGTGGAAGACGCCCTGCACGCCACGCGCGCTGCGGTGGAAGAAGGCATCGTCGCCGGTGGTGGCGTGGCCCTGCTGCGTGCTCGCCAAGCGGCCGGCACCATCAAGGGTGACAACGCCGACCAGGAAGCCGGCGTCAAGCTGATCCTGAAGGCCATCGAAGCCCCGCTGCGCGAGATCGTCGCCAACGCCGGTGGCGAGCCAAGCGTGGTGATCAACGCCGTGCTGAACGGCAAGGGCAACTACGGCTTCAACGCCGCCAACGACACCTACGGCGACATGATCGAGATGGGCATTCTCGACCCGACCAAGGTGACCCGCACCGCGCTGCAAAACGCCGCGTCGGTCGCTTCGCTGATGCTGACCACCGAGTGCATGGTCGCCGAGTCCCCGAAGGACGACGCTCCGGCCGCCGGTGGTGGCATGGGCGGCATGGGTGGCATGGGCGGCATGGGCATGGACATGTAA
- the groES gene encoding co-chaperone GroES, translated as MKLRPLHDRVIVKRLENETKTASGIVIPDNAAEKPDQGEVLAVGPGKRNEKGDFVALNIKVGDRVLFGKYSGQTVKVDGDELLVMREEDLFAVVEK; from the coding sequence ATGAAACTTCGTCCGTTGCACGATCGCGTGATCGTCAAGCGCCTGGAAAACGAAACCAAGACCGCCTCGGGCATCGTGATCCCCGACAACGCCGCCGAGAAGCCCGACCAGGGCGAAGTGCTGGCCGTCGGCCCCGGCAAGCGCAACGAGAAGGGCGACTTCGTGGCCCTGAACATCAAGGTGGGCGACCGCGTCCTGTTCGGCAAGTACAGCGGCCAGACCGTCAAGGTCGACGGCGACGAGCTCCTGGTGATGCGCGAAGAAGACCTCTTCGCCGTGGTCGAGAAGTAA
- a CDS encoding DNA gyrase inhibitor YacG, protein MSSAPTPSPAKRRIVTCPTCGGESVYAPENAFRPFCSERCKNVDFGAWASESYRVPAKPPAPGESAGDASDDGH, encoded by the coding sequence ATGAGTTCTGCCCCGACGCCCTCTCCGGCAAAACGCCGCATCGTGACCTGCCCGACCTGCGGCGGCGAAAGTGTTTATGCCCCCGAGAACGCCTTCAGGCCGTTTTGCAGCGAGCGCTGCAAGAACGTCGACTTCGGCGCCTGGGCCAGCGAAAGCTACCGCGTACCTGCCAAGCCGCCCGCGCCGGGTGAATCGGCCGGCGACGCGTCGGACGACGGGCACTGA
- the zapD gene encoding cell division protein ZapD: protein MILYEYPFNESIRTMLRLEHLFDRLGRLMPRDETVDHHYALATLFEIMDVASRADLKSDLLKDLERQKSQLNSFRGNPSVSDATLDQVIATIDHAFNGLNQLPGKAGHALTSNEWLMSVRSRISIPGGTCEFDLPAYYAWQQQEPARRRADLKQWVTTLMPLAEALKVLLSLLRDAGTPHKVVTQGGQFQQSLPAGRVFNLLRLRIDPAPQLIPEISGHRLMVLVRLMRQDAEGRLKPAGVDTSFELTLCS from the coding sequence TTGATCCTCTACGAGTACCCCTTCAACGAAAGCATCCGCACCATGCTGCGGCTCGAACACCTGTTCGACCGCCTCGGTCGCCTGATGCCGCGTGACGAGACCGTCGACCACCACTACGCGCTGGCCACGCTGTTCGAGATCATGGACGTCGCCTCGCGCGCCGATCTCAAGTCCGATCTGCTGAAGGACCTCGAGCGCCAGAAGAGCCAGCTCAACAGCTTCCGCGGCAATCCGTCGGTGTCCGACGCCACGCTCGACCAGGTCATCGCCACCATCGACCACGCCTTCAACGGCCTCAACCAGTTGCCCGGCAAGGCCGGCCACGCGCTGACCAGCAACGAGTGGTTGATGAGCGTGCGCAGCCGCATCAGCATTCCCGGTGGCACCTGCGAGTTCGATCTGCCCGCTTATTACGCCTGGCAGCAGCAGGAACCGGCCCGGCGCCGCGCCGACCTCAAGCAATGGGTCACGACGTTGATGCCGCTCGCGGAAGCCCTCAAGGTGCTGCTGAGCCTGTTACGCGACGCAGGCACGCCGCACAAGGTGGTGACGCAAGGCGGCCAGTTCCAGCAAAGCCTCCCGGCGGGACGCGTGTTCAACCTGCTGCGCCTGCGCATCGATCCGGCACCCCAGCTGATTCCCGAGATCAGTGGCCATCGCCTGATGGTGCTGGTGCGCCTGATGCGGCAAGACGCCGAAGGCCGCTTGAAGCCCGCCGGGGTCGACACCAGTTTCGAACTCACCCTTTGCTCCTGA
- the coaE gene encoding dephospho-CoA kinase (Dephospho-CoA kinase (CoaE) performs the final step in coenzyme A biosynthesis.), with protein sequence MRTGRGLHIGLTGGIGSGKSTVARALVERGAVLIDTDAIARSLASPGGAAIEAIRAEFGASAIDASGGLDRARMRERVFADAQAKGRLEAILHPMIGLECNRQALAAAGKTTVFDVPLLVESSHWRTRVDRVLVVDCAVETQVMRVMTRSGWSRDAVLAVIAQQASRERRRACADAVIHNDGLTLDELATQVDLLLAQWSPVEQSRGSSGARPT encoded by the coding sequence ATGCGGACCGGGCGCGGCTTGCACATCGGCCTGACGGGCGGCATCGGCAGCGGCAAGAGCACCGTCGCCCGAGCGCTCGTGGAGCGCGGCGCCGTGCTGATCGACACCGACGCCATCGCACGCTCGCTGGCGTCGCCAGGGGGTGCCGCCATCGAGGCCATTCGCGCCGAGTTCGGCGCCAGCGCGATCGATGCATCCGGTGGACTCGACCGCGCCCGCATGCGAGAGCGGGTCTTCGCCGATGCCCAAGCCAAGGGCCGCCTCGAAGCCATCCTGCACCCGATGATCGGCCTGGAGTGCAATCGTCAGGCCCTAGCCGCCGCAGGGAAAACCACCGTGTTCGACGTCCCCCTCCTCGTCGAGTCATCGCACTGGCGCACCCGTGTCGACCGTGTGCTGGTCGTCGACTGCGCGGTTGAAACGCAGGTCATGCGTGTCATGACCCGCTCCGGCTGGTCACGCGACGCGGTGCTCGCTGTCATCGCCCAGCAGGCCAGCCGCGAACGGCGCCGAGCCTGCGCCGATGCGGTCATCCACAACGACGGCCTCACCCTCGACGAGCTTGCCACGCAAGTGGACTTGCTGCTGGCGCAGTGGAGCCCTGTGGAACAATCCCGCGGGTCAAGCGGAGCACGTCCAACTTGA
- a CDS encoding prepilin peptidase, with amino-acid sequence MQWSDEVTAAFDSEIWLSPWVLGLLGLCIGSFLNVVIHRLPIMLDRSWWRDIADQLVDTEAYSRVFGTKPRRENEHLGKSLTEALAAQPALKLTHPRSRCPACSHQIAWYENLPVLSYLALKGRCAACKTSISPRYPFVECLTAALFAAVAWRFGPTLTALAWCAAVAVLVALSGIDWDTTLLPDVLTYPLLWAGLLCSLLGLTVPLPHAVWGAIVGYLSLWSVYWLFKLTTGKEGMGYGDFKLLAALGAWLGWQMILPIVLSASVIGAIVGIGMKLSSGLREGRYVPFGPFLAGGGIAVMLAGPQRVLGWLGWA; translated from the coding sequence GTGCAGTGGTCTGACGAGGTGACCGCAGCCTTCGACTCCGAAATTTGGCTGTCGCCGTGGGTGCTCGGGCTCCTGGGCCTTTGCATCGGCAGCTTTTTGAACGTCGTCATCCACCGGCTGCCGATCATGCTGGATCGAAGCTGGTGGCGCGACATCGCCGACCAGCTCGTCGACACGGAGGCCTACAGCAGGGTCTTTGGAACGAAGCCTCGCCGTGAAAACGAACATCTCGGCAAGTCACTGACCGAGGCGCTTGCAGCCCAGCCGGCCCTCAAGCTGACCCACCCCCGCTCCCGTTGCCCGGCATGCAGTCATCAGATCGCCTGGTACGAGAACCTGCCCGTCCTGAGCTACCTCGCCTTGAAAGGCCGCTGCGCCGCCTGCAAGACGAGCATCTCCCCACGCTATCCCTTCGTCGAATGCCTCACCGCAGCGCTCTTCGCGGCGGTCGCCTGGCGATTCGGCCCGACGCTCACAGCCCTCGCGTGGTGTGCTGCGGTGGCGGTGCTCGTCGCCTTGTCCGGCATCGACTGGGACACGACGCTGCTGCCCGACGTCCTCACCTACCCTCTGTTGTGGGCCGGGCTGCTGTGCAGCCTGCTGGGCCTGACCGTCCCGCTGCCGCATGCCGTGTGGGGTGCCATCGTGGGCTACCTCTCGCTGTGGTCCGTCTACTGGCTCTTCAAGCTCACCACCGGCAAGGAAGGCATGGGCTACGGGGATTTCAAACTGCTTGCGGCCCTGGGAGCCTGGCTGGGTTGGCAGATGATCCTGCCCATCGTGCTCAGCGCTTCGGTCATAGGCGCCATCGTCGGCATCGGGATGAAACTCTCGAGCGGCCTGCGCGAGGGGCGCTATGTGCCGTTCGGGCCCTTTCTGGCGGGTGGCGGCATCGCGGTGATGCTGGCCGGCCCGCAGCGGGTGCTCGGATGGCTGGGGTGGGCGTGA
- a CDS encoding type II secretion system F family protein, whose product MATAAATAARNVKEFVFEWEGKDKNGKVVRGEIRAGGEAMVSASLRRQGILITKVKKRRTTGGKAIKQKDIAIFTRQLSTMMRAGVPLLQAFDIVARGSTNAKLTKLLIDIRSDVETGTSLSSAFRKHPLYFDALYCNLVEAGEAGGILDTLLDRLAIYQEKTMAIKNKIKSALIYPVAVMVVAFVVLAIIMLFVIPVFKDVFKSFGADLPAPTLFVIGMSEIFTKYWWAIFGFLGGGIYFFLESWKRSENMQRTMDRLLLKVPVFGDLVNKSSVARWTRTLSTMFAAGVPLVEALDSVGGASGNAVFKDATDQIQKDVSTGASLTASMQTTGVFPTMVIQMCAIGEESGSLDAMLGKAAEFYEDEVDEAVKGLSSLMEPFIIVILGVLIGGIVVSMYLPIFKLGAVV is encoded by the coding sequence ATGGCAACTGCAGCAGCAACCGCGGCACGCAACGTCAAGGAATTTGTCTTCGAATGGGAAGGCAAGGACAAAAACGGCAAAGTGGTCCGCGGGGAGATCCGCGCGGGCGGCGAGGCCATGGTCAGCGCGAGCCTGCGCCGGCAGGGCATCCTGATCACCAAGGTCAAGAAGCGTCGCACCACCGGCGGCAAGGCGATCAAGCAGAAAGACATCGCCATCTTCACGCGCCAGTTGTCGACCATGATGCGCGCGGGTGTGCCGCTGCTGCAGGCATTTGACATCGTCGCCCGGGGCAGCACCAACGCGAAGTTGACCAAGCTGCTCATCGACATCCGAAGCGACGTCGAGACCGGCACGAGCCTCTCGTCGGCGTTCCGCAAGCACCCCCTCTATTTCGACGCGCTCTATTGCAACCTGGTCGAAGCGGGTGAGGCGGGCGGTATTCTCGATACCTTGCTGGATCGTCTGGCCATTTACCAAGAAAAGACGATGGCCATCAAGAACAAGATCAAGTCCGCCTTGATCTACCCCGTGGCCGTGATGGTCGTGGCGTTCGTGGTGCTGGCAATCATCATGCTGTTCGTGATTCCGGTGTTCAAGGACGTCTTCAAGTCCTTTGGCGCAGATCTTCCCGCTCCGACGCTGTTTGTGATCGGCATGTCGGAGATATTCACCAAGTACTGGTGGGCCATCTTCGGCTTCCTGGGCGGCGGCATCTATTTCTTCCTGGAGTCCTGGAAGCGTTCCGAAAACATGCAACGCACCATGGATCGTTTGCTGCTCAAGGTGCCGGTGTTCGGCGACCTGGTCAATAAATCATCCGTGGCCCGTTGGACCCGAACGCTGTCCACGATGTTCGCGGCGGGTGTTCCGCTGGTCGAGGCGCTGGATTCCGTGGGCGGGGCCTCCGGCAATGCCGTCTTCAAGGATGCTACAGACCAGATCCAGAAAGATGTGTCGACCGGCGCCAGCCTGACGGCATCCATGCAAACCACCGGCGTATTTCCCACGATGGTGATCCAGATGTGCGCCATCGGCGAGGAATCCGGCTCGCTCGACGCCATGCTGGGCAAAGCTGCCGAGTTCTACGAAGACGAAGTCGATGAAGCTGTCAAGGGCCTGTCGTCGCTGATGGAGCCGTTCATCATCGTCATTCTGGGCGTCCTGATCGGCGGGATCGTGGTGTCCATGTACCTGCCGATCTTCAAGCTGGGTGCAGTGGTCTGA
- the pilB gene encoding type IV-A pilus assembly ATPase PilB yields MDTLAEAPQSALSGVARVLVHAGKLNAKAAEDLVKSSKEKKSSFLSAVLAAGALTPAELAHTLSSALALPLLDLNAVDPQRLPRAIIDAKLAAQYQIVVLGKRGNRLFIGGADPTDQEAGERIKFATQLSPEWVIVEHDKLSKILESAGVSAAESLDNIVGGDFEFDVSDDDTTASTETQEVTADVEDAPVVRFLQKMLIDAINARASDLHFEPYEYHYRVRFRIDGELREITQPPIAIKDKLASRIKVISRLDIAEKRVPQDGRMKLKFGNKAIDFRVSTLPTLFGEKIVIRILDPSSAKLGIEALGYEKIEKERLLACIARPYGMILVTGPTGSGKTVSLYTCLNILNQPGVNISTVEDPAEINLPGINQVNVNDKAGLTFSAALKSFLRQDPDIIMVGEIRDLETADIAIKAAQTGHMVMSTLHTNDAPTTLTRLLNMGVAPFNIASSVLLITAQRLARRLCEACKAPAEYPREALLKAGYTEDALDGTWRPYRAVGCSACSNGYKGRVGIYQVMPVSEEIQRIILSEGTAMDIAQQAASDGVRDLRQSGLVKVRAGFTTLEEVISVTNE; encoded by the coding sequence GTGGACACCCTTGCCGAAGCCCCTCAATCCGCACTGTCTGGCGTCGCGCGGGTTCTTGTGCATGCGGGCAAGCTGAATGCCAAGGCAGCCGAAGACCTCGTCAAGTCTTCCAAAGAGAAAAAGTCCAGCTTCCTGTCAGCCGTCTTGGCTGCAGGTGCGCTGACCCCCGCTGAGCTGGCACACACCCTTTCCAGCGCACTGGCACTGCCGCTATTGGATCTCAATGCCGTTGACCCACAGCGACTTCCGCGCGCGATCATCGACGCAAAGTTGGCGGCCCAGTATCAGATCGTGGTCCTGGGAAAGCGCGGCAACCGCCTCTTCATTGGCGGCGCCGACCCAACGGATCAAGAGGCCGGTGAGCGCATCAAATTCGCCACCCAACTGTCGCCTGAGTGGGTCATCGTCGAGCACGACAAGCTTTCGAAGATCCTGGAAAGCGCAGGGGTCAGCGCCGCAGAATCCCTCGACAACATCGTCGGTGGCGACTTCGAGTTTGACGTATCCGACGACGACACCACTGCAAGCACCGAAACACAAGAGGTCACGGCGGATGTCGAAGACGCACCTGTTGTGCGCTTCTTGCAGAAGATGCTGATCGATGCGATCAACGCCCGTGCGTCAGACCTTCATTTCGAGCCCTACGAGTACCACTACCGCGTTCGTTTTCGGATCGACGGCGAGCTGCGTGAAATCACCCAACCCCCGATCGCCATCAAGGACAAGTTGGCGTCTCGCATCAAGGTGATCTCGAGGCTCGACATTGCAGAAAAGCGCGTCCCCCAAGACGGGCGCATGAAACTGAAATTCGGCAACAAGGCGATCGACTTTCGCGTCAGCACCTTGCCCACCCTGTTTGGCGAGAAGATCGTCATCCGTATCCTGGACCCGTCCAGCGCGAAGCTGGGCATCGAAGCCCTGGGTTACGAAAAGATCGAGAAGGAACGGCTGTTGGCGTGCATTGCGCGCCCTTACGGAATGATTCTTGTGACGGGACCGACGGGCAGCGGCAAGACCGTTTCGCTCTATACCTGCCTGAACATCCTGAATCAGCCCGGCGTCAATATTTCGACCGTCGAAGATCCCGCGGAAATCAACCTGCCTGGCATCAACCAGGTGAACGTCAACGACAAGGCCGGCTTGACCTTCTCGGCGGCCCTGAAGTCCTTCCTGCGCCAGGATCCGGACATCATCATGGTCGGTGAGATCCGCGACCTCGAGACTGCCGACATCGCCATCAAGGCTGCACAGACCGGCCACATGGTGATGTCGACGCTGCACACCAACGATGCCCCGACCACCCTGACCCGTTTGCTGAATATGGGTGTGGCGCCGTTCAACATTGCGTCCAGCGTGCTTTTGATCACCGCGCAGCGCCTGGCGAGACGCCTGTGCGAGGCTTGCAAGGCACCGGCCGAGTACCCACGCGAAGCATTGCTGAAGGCTGGCTACACCGAAGATGCGTTGGACGGCACTTGGCGGCCGTATCGCGCCGTGGGATGTTCAGCCTGTAGCAACGGCTACAAGGGTCGGGTCGGTATTTACCAAGTGATGCCGGTCAGCGAGGAAATTCAGCGCATCATCCTGTCCGAAGGAACCGCGATGGACATTGCGCAACAGGCCGCGAGTGACGGCGTTCGCGATCTGCGACAGTCCGGCCTCGTCAAGGTGCGCGCAGGCTTCACGACACTCGAAGAGGTCATCTCGGTGACCAACGAATAA
- the ispB gene encoding octaprenyl diphosphate synthase → MAPEMKEVDAVIQRRLASDVVLVNQISHYIVSAGGKRIRPMLVLLFANALGFGGRERFELAAVVEFIHTATLLHDDVVDESALRRGRATANALFGNAASVLVGDFLYSRAFQMMVSVDRLRVLDVLADATNVIAEGEVLQLMNMHDPDLAVDDYLKVIRFKTAKLFEASARLGAVLADADQVTEEACAAYGRHLGTAFQLVDDLLDYEGSTSELGKNVGDDLREGKPTLPLLIAMERASDSDRLMIRHSIEQGEVSRLQDIVAIVRSTGALDATRDAARSEAEKARLNLASLPRTNYREALLEFCARSVERSS, encoded by the coding sequence ATGGCGCCCGAGATGAAGGAGGTCGATGCGGTCATCCAGCGCCGGCTGGCCTCGGACGTTGTGCTCGTCAACCAGATCTCGCACTACATCGTCAGCGCCGGCGGAAAGCGCATCCGCCCCATGCTCGTGTTGCTCTTTGCCAACGCATTGGGGTTTGGAGGAAGGGAGCGGTTTGAGCTGGCGGCAGTTGTGGAATTCATCCACACCGCGACCCTGTTGCATGACGATGTGGTCGACGAGTCCGCCCTTCGCCGGGGGCGCGCAACCGCCAACGCATTGTTCGGCAACGCTGCCAGCGTGCTGGTCGGCGACTTCTTGTACTCGAGAGCGTTCCAGATGATGGTGTCGGTCGATCGCCTGCGCGTCCTGGATGTCCTGGCAGACGCCACCAACGTCATTGCAGAGGGAGAAGTGCTGCAACTGATGAACATGCACGACCCCGATCTTGCAGTGGATGACTACCTCAAGGTGATTCGCTTCAAGACGGCCAAGTTGTTCGAGGCCAGTGCGCGGCTGGGAGCCGTGCTCGCAGACGCAGATCAGGTGACCGAAGAAGCCTGCGCCGCGTATGGGCGCCATCTCGGCACTGCATTCCAATTGGTGGACGATCTGCTCGACTACGAGGGATCCACCAGCGAACTTGGCAAAAACGTGGGCGACGACCTGCGCGAAGGCAAGCCGACGCTCCCGCTGCTGATTGCCATGGAGCGCGCCTCTGATTCAGACCGACTGATGATCCGCCACTCCATCGAGCAAGGAGAGGTCAGCCGCTTGCAGGACATCGTGGCCATCGTTCGCTCAACAGGCGCACTCGACGCGACGCGCGATGCCGCACGTTCAGAAGCAGAAAAAGCGCGCCTCAACTTGGCGTCACTCCCACGAACGAACTATCGAGAAGCTCTGCTAGAATTTTGCGCTCGGTCGGTTGAGCGTTCGTCTTGA
- the rplU gene encoding 50S ribosomal protein L21, with protein MYAVIKTGGKQYKVAAGEKIKVEQIAADVGQEITIDQVLAVGSGADLKVGTPLVSGASVKATVVAQGKHDKVRIFKMRRRKHYQKRQGHRQTFTELEISAVNA; from the coding sequence ATGTACGCGGTCATAAAAACCGGCGGCAAACAATACAAGGTTGCTGCTGGCGAAAAGATCAAGGTAGAACAGATTGCTGCGGATGTTGGCCAAGAGATCACGATCGACCAAGTTCTGGCAGTCGGCAGCGGCGCAGATCTGAAGGTCGGGACTCCCTTGGTTTCCGGCGCGAGCGTCAAGGCCACCGTTGTGGCACAAGGCAAGCACGACAAGGTGCGCATCTTCAAGATGCGTCGCCGCAAGCACTATCAAAAGCGGCAAGGTCATCGCCAGACCTTTACCGAGCTTGAGATCAGTGCAGTGAACGCCTGA
- the rpmA gene encoding 50S ribosomal protein L27 — MAQKKGGGSTRNGRDSQPKMLGVKVFGGQAVPAGSIIVRQRGTKFHAGANVGTGKDHTLFALVDGEVSFAVKGPRNRQTVSVKELG, encoded by the coding sequence ATGGCACAGAAAAAAGGCGGTGGTTCCACCCGGAACGGCCGTGATTCCCAACCAAAGATGCTTGGCGTGAAGGTGTTCGGCGGCCAGGCAGTTCCGGCCGGCTCCATCATCGTGCGCCAGCGCGGCACCAAGTTCCACGCGGGTGCCAACGTTGGCACCGGCAAGGACCACACGCTCTTCGCGCTGGTCGATGGTGAGGTCAGCTTCGCCGTCAAGGGCCCGCGCAACCGCCAGACGGTGAGCGTGAAAGAGCTGGGCTGA
- the obgE gene encoding GTPase ObgE, which yields MKFVDEATIDVAAGNGGNGCMSFRREKFLPFGGPNGGDGGRGGSVFAVGDRNLNTLIDFRYARRHEARNGENGRGSDQYGAAADDIVLRMPMGTIITDLDTGNVIAELLVPDEKVLLAKGGDGGFGNLHFKTSTNRAPRQKTPGWPGEHRKLKLELRVLADVGLLGMPNAGKSTLIAAVSNARPKIADYPFTTLHPNLGVVRVAAEQSFVVADVPGLIEGASEGAGLGHLFLRHLQRTHLLLHVVDMAPFDDNIDPVAQAKSIVAELKKYDQALYEKPRWLVLNKLDMVPTEEREQRVKDFVKRFKWKGPVFQISALTREGCEHLVQAVYQHVSKLKNVVPDDPDPRFADPTRDLEPLP from the coding sequence ATGAAATTCGTTGACGAAGCCACCATCGATGTGGCGGCCGGCAATGGCGGCAATGGCTGCATGAGCTTCCGCCGGGAAAAGTTTTTGCCCTTCGGCGGGCCCAATGGCGGTGACGGCGGGCGGGGCGGCAGCGTGTTCGCTGTCGGTGATCGCAATCTCAATACGCTGATCGATTTTCGCTACGCGCGCCGGCATGAGGCTCGCAACGGCGAAAACGGTCGTGGATCCGACCAATACGGTGCCGCAGCCGACGACATCGTGTTGCGCATGCCGATGGGCACCATCATCACCGACCTCGACACCGGGAACGTTATCGCCGAGCTGCTGGTGCCCGACGAAAAGGTGTTGTTGGCCAAGGGCGGCGACGGCGGGTTTGGCAATCTTCACTTCAAGACGAGCACCAACCGCGCGCCGCGACAAAAGACGCCGGGCTGGCCCGGCGAGCATCGCAAGCTCAAGCTGGAGCTGCGGGTGTTGGCCGACGTGGGCCTCCTGGGTATGCCAAATGCCGGCAAGTCGACGCTGATTGCGGCGGTCTCCAACGCACGGCCCAAGATCGCGGACTACCCGTTCACAACCCTGCACCCGAATCTCGGCGTCGTGCGGGTGGCTGCCGAGCAGAGCTTCGTGGTGGCCGACGTACCGGGGCTGATCGAAGGGGCCTCGGAAGGCGCGGGTCTCGGCCATCTGTTCCTGCGCCATCTGCAGCGCACACACCTGCTGCTGCACGTGGTCGACATGGCACCGTTTGACGACAACATCGACCCGGTGGCGCAGGCCAAGAGCATCGTGGCCGAACTCAAGAAGTACGACCAGGCGCTCTACGAGAAGCCGCGCTGGCTGGTGCTCAACAAGCTCGACATGGTGCCGACCGAGGAGCGCGAGCAGCGGGTGAAAGACTTCGTGAAGCGCTTCAAGTGGAAGGGCCCGGTGTTCCAGATCTCCGCATTGACGCGGGAAGGTTGTGAGCACCTGGTGCAGGCCGTCTATCAGCATGTGTCCAAGCTGAAGAACGTGGTGCCCGACGATCCCGATCCACGCTTTGCCGATCCCACGCGTGACCTCGAGCCCTTGCCATGA